One Bombus pyrosoma isolate SC7728 linkage group LG9, ASM1482585v1, whole genome shotgun sequence genomic window carries:
- the LOC122570487 gene encoding tRNA N(3)-methylcytidine methyltransferase METTL6 isoform X2 produces the protein MAESVKNSEYVGHVAKKLTQEEIEKMQAQNSRLVSEFRANQLEKDAKKHWDLFYKRNDTRFFKDRHWTTREFHELLGLGTEDDQKILLEVGCGVGNFIYPLIEDGLKFKMIFACDLSPRAVELTKKHILYDPKNMNIFQTDITTENCFREVDYSVNIVTLIFVLSAINPTNFRTVVKNLYNVLDIGGIVLFRDYGLYDMAQLRFKPGHKISENLYMRQDGTRGRSIKLI, from the exons ATGGCTGAATCTGTAAAGAATAGTGAATATGTAGGCCACGTGGCGAAGAAACTCACTCAAGAGGAAATCGAGAAAATGCAGGCGCAAAATTCGCGATTAGTTTCTGAATTTCGGGCTAATCAACTGGAAAAAGATGCTAAAAAGCATTGGGACTTGTtttataaacgaaacgatactAGATTCTTTAAAGATAGACACTGGACTACCAGAGAGTTCCATGAATTGCTAGGCTTGGGTACGGAAGACGATCAAAAGATCCTTCTAGAAGTCGGATGCGGTGttggaaatttcatatatcCATTGATCGAAGATGGATTGAagtttaaaatgatatttgcCTGTGATCTTTCTCCTAGAGCCGTGGAGTTAACAAag aaacatatattatatgatcCAAAAAATATGAACATTTTCCAAACTGATATTACgacagaaaattgttttcgcgAGGTGGATTACTCGGTGAATATAGtaacattaatatttgtattgtcGGCTATTAATCCAACAAATTTTAGAAC agtTGTGAAAAACTTGTATAACGTTCTTGATATTGGAGGGATAGTGCTTTTTAGAGACTATGGTCTGTATGATATGGCTCAATTAAGATTTAAACCTGGTCACAAAATCAGTGAAAATCTATATATGCGACAAGATGGAACtag AGGAAGAAGTATTAAACTTATTTGA
- the LOC122570639 gene encoding mediator of RNA polymerase II transcription subunit 15-like: MKFLLITCLLVTSLLCVTAKTEAEDTEEKTEITKLELVDLGEGDSDAETKESEVQKKRDSGYSYRRPDSFALASRARFQVGQSGHRGRIVNRHPAQINRPITKYGPPGYQNSSPIRPASHSQQHRDKLQFQGHFSQQHSNNFDGRPSGLLEQEVPSPIRQVDFVEPNPISTQNDEPFATHSANYLPPQNQRLPGYSAPQAFSPFQAAQNSNGGGQGQSLNVQSQSIVQPQGQISDATLFLTQNAQAIQQLYGAPPNEQDFAPHADQFLGHNNQVQNPNGQFQNFESNLQSPQSFPGPLPSYASGTLSAQETLEQIQSLEKDRLIAQLQRALVTQNQAQNADAAGRYAQNQPSFVQNQDLLASLGQRMKIHGLNTQQNTVNLGSGNTAFNQSPFLPGTAISPGFPLSYGLSTTIQPPTTTTTTTTTTVQPPQAAKGDGTSQVGSSVPAPPLSPSSPGVPVYGGFVPTLIAGAAFASNVPTYGPTFFAPGAIASVQPSASFPTHFGLPIPTDPSQKPGTKPSTVSTTPSPSSTNRPNAPSPPPVSTAPLPVHPVATPLHPVVTPLHPVSPLQPVLPPTSTHVHPVQTPSTTHPSYGLQTAVINSLLYKPIKPVYPFYYYPNVAYQVPKPTLPTYPWSYAPTYAQTKPTQIWK; encoded by the exons ATGAAGTTCCTTTTA ataaCGTGTCTACTGGTTACGAGCTTATTATGTGTCACAGCGAAAACTGAAGCCGAAGATACTGAAGAAAAGacagaaattacgaaattggAGTTGGTAGATCTTGGCGAGGGGGATAGCGATGCCGAAACCAAAGAGTCGGAAGTTCAAAAAAAGAGAGATTCGGGATATTCGTATAGGAGGCCGGACAGTTTTGCATTAGCTTCGAGAGCCCGTTTCCAAGTCGGGCAATCCGGCCACAGAGGACGTATCGTTAATAGACATCCTGCACAAATAAATAGACCTATTACCAAATACGGACCACCGGGTTATCAGAATTCATCTCCAATAAGACCGGCATCACACAGTCAACAGCACCGAGATAAATTGCAATTCCAGGGTCATTTCAGTCAACAACATTCGAACAACTTTGATGGTCGTCCTAGTGGTTTGCTGGAACAAGAAGTACCGAGTCCAATTAGACAGGTCGATTTCGTCGAACCGAATCCAATATCCACTCAAAACGATGAACCTTTCGCGACTCACTCGGCCAATTACTTACCGCCGCAGAATCAAAGGTTACCTGGTTATTCCGCACCGCAAGCTTTTTCCCCGTTCCAAGCAGCACAGAATTCTAATGGTGGTGGTCAAGGTCAGTCATTAAACGTCCAAAGTCAGAGCATCGTACAACCGCAAGGACAGATCTCGGATGCGACGCTGTTCTTAACGCAAAATGCTCAAGCGATACAACAACTTTATGGCGCGCCCCCGAACGAACAAGACTTTGCACCACACGCCGATCAATTCTTAGGCCACAACAATCAAGTTCAGAATCCGAATGgtcagtttcaaaatttcgagAGCAATTTGCAAAGTCCGCAAAGTTTCCCAGGACCTCTGCCGTCATATGCGTCTGGAACTCTTAGCGCCCAAGAAACTCTAGAGCAAATACAATCTCTCGAAAAGGACAGATTGATTGCTCAATTACAGCGAGCGCTCGTAACTCAGAATCAGGCCCAAAATGCAGATGCAGCAGGAAGGTACGCTCAAAATCAGCCGAGCTTCGTTCAGAATCAAGATCTTCTGGCTTCCCTTGGACAGCGAATGAAGATTCACGGTTTAAATACACAACAGAATACCGTAAACTTGGGCTCTGGAAATACAGCTTTCAATCAATCACCTTTTTTGCCAGGGACAGCAATCAGTCCGGGGTTTCCGCTTAGCTACGGACTGTCGACAACTATTCAGCCTCCAACTACCACTACAACGACAACGACCACAACCGTGCAGCCTCCTCAGGCTGCTAAAGGCGATGGGACATCGCAAGTCGGTTCTTCCGTACCTGCGCCACCCCTATCGCCATCCAGTCCAGGAGTTCCCGTTTACGGTGGATTCGTTCCTACTTTAATCGCCGGCGCAGCTTTCGCATCGAACGTACCGACTTACGGTCCTACTTTCTTTGCACCCGGTGCCATCGCATCCGTTCAACCATCAGCATCTTTTCCTACACATTTTGGACTACCCATTCCCACAGATCCTAGTCAGAAACCTGGAACTAAACCATCCACGGTTTCTACAACTCCGTCACCTTCTTCGACGAATCGACCAAATGCTCCTTCACCTCCGCCAGTTAGTACCGCGCCACTTCCTGTACATCCTGTTGCAACTCCGCTTCATCCAGTGGTAACGCCTCTTCATCCAGTAAGTCCTTTGCAACCGGTGCTCCCTCCAACGTCGACGCACGTGCATCCAGTACAAACTCCGTCAACGACACATCCGTCGTACGGATTGCAAACGGCGGTAATCAATTCACTTCTATACAAACCCATCAAACCGGTTTATCCGTTCTACTATTACCCGAACGTCGCATATCAGGTACCTAAGCCGACGTTACCAACTTATCCGTGGAGCTACGCGCCGACCTATGCTCAAACGAAACCGACCCAAATATGGAAATGA
- the LOC122570487 gene encoding tRNA N(3)-methylcytidine methyltransferase METTL6 isoform X1 encodes MAESVKNSEYVGHVAKKLTQEEIEKMQAQNSRLVSEFRANQLEKDAKKHWDLFYKRNDTRFFKDRHWTTREFHELLGLGTEDDQKILLEVGCGVGNFIYPLIEDGLKFKMIFACDLSPRAVELTKKHILYDPKNMNIFQTDITTENCFREVDYSVNIVTLIFVLSAINPTNFRTVVKNLYNVLDIGGIVLFRDYGLYDMAQLRFKPGHKISENLYMRQDGTRTYYFSEEEVLNLFESIGFKVLSCSYVQRRTINLKEKIDVPRIFVQGKFEKS; translated from the exons ATGGCTGAATCTGTAAAGAATAGTGAATATGTAGGCCACGTGGCGAAGAAACTCACTCAAGAGGAAATCGAGAAAATGCAGGCGCAAAATTCGCGATTAGTTTCTGAATTTCGGGCTAATCAACTGGAAAAAGATGCTAAAAAGCATTGGGACTTGTtttataaacgaaacgatactAGATTCTTTAAAGATAGACACTGGACTACCAGAGAGTTCCATGAATTGCTAGGCTTGGGTACGGAAGACGATCAAAAGATCCTTCTAGAAGTCGGATGCGGTGttggaaatttcatatatcCATTGATCGAAGATGGATTGAagtttaaaatgatatttgcCTGTGATCTTTCTCCTAGAGCCGTGGAGTTAACAAag aaacatatattatatgatcCAAAAAATATGAACATTTTCCAAACTGATATTACgacagaaaattgttttcgcgAGGTGGATTACTCGGTGAATATAGtaacattaatatttgtattgtcGGCTATTAATCCAACAAATTTTAGAAC agtTGTGAAAAACTTGTATAACGTTCTTGATATTGGAGGGATAGTGCTTTTTAGAGACTATGGTCTGTATGATATGGCTCAATTAAGATTTAAACCTGGTCACAAAATCAGTGAAAATCTATATATGCGACAAGATGGAACtag GACGTATTATTTTTCAGAGGAAGAAGTATTAAACTTATTTGAATCAATTggctttaaagttttatcatGCAGTTACGTACAAAGACGTactataaatttgaaagaaaaaatagatgTACCAAGAATTTTTGTACAAGGAAAATTTGAGAAGTCTTAA
- the LOC122570464 gene encoding uncharacterized protein LOC122570464, which yields MKCFVAIVLLALFAVAFAAEKPAEPEKIEQLSNAEAAEAPRDKRGLLLSYTAPVAPVAPVAYTSYAAAPITYSASYSLPYAYRSYPYYYNSYYLG from the exons ATGAAGTGCTTCGtt GCTATCGTTCTCTTGGCTCTGTTCGCTGTAGCCTTCGCTGCAGAGAAACCAGCAGAACCTGAAAAGATTGAACAGCTGTCAAACGCAGAAGCTGCGGAGGCACCAAGAGACAAGAGAGGCCTATTGCTGAGCTACACTGCACCAGTTGCACCAGTTGCACCAGTTGCATACACTTCTTATGCTGCAGCACCAATTACCTACAGTGCTAGTTACAGCCTGCCCTATGCCTACCGCTCGTACCCTTACTACTACAACTCTTACTATCTGGGTTAA
- the LOC122570490 gene encoding adult-specific cuticular protein ACP-22-like, with product MALLQNLVVFALISITFASAQLKMFHEDDENTGSVDRAGHSGGGGHGHAYSFHHFSGPVVGHHEEISWKDKHGHHHHDYKAHPKYKFAYGVDDKHTKDYHGQKEHRDGKEVEGEYHIHEPGGNMRSVKYHSHPHGGFFAEVHNYGGNDHSGGTYGGHSHR from the exons ATGGCGTTGCTACAG AACTTAGTTGTTTTTGCTCTGATCTCGATCACCTTTGCTAGTGCTCAACTAAAAATGTTCCACGAAG acGACGAAAACACTGGTAGCGTAGATAGAGCCGGACACAGTGGGGGTGGAGGTCATGGTCATGCGTATTCCTTTCATCACTTTTCTGGACCCGTGGTGGGCCATCACGAAGAGATCAGTTGGAAAGACAAACACGGCCATCATCATCACGATTACAAGGCCCATCCTAAGTATAAGTTCGCTTATGGTGTGGATGATAAACACACTAAGGATTACCATGGACAGAAGGAGCATCGCGACG GGAAAGAGGTCGAAGGAGAGTACCATATTCACGAACCTGGTGGCAACATGAGGAGCGTAAAATATCATTCTCATCCCCATGGAGGTTTCTTCGCGGAGGTTCATAATTATGGAGGAAATGATCATTCTGGTGGCACTTATGGTGGACATTCGCATAGATAA
- the LOC122570485 gene encoding D-beta-hydroxybutyrate dehydrogenase, mitochondrial, with product MDAETGAILALQILALCSIAAALLAYLMRQSRNATDEYETRNKLHVLVTSCDTSVGLQIALALYEAGYKVFAGLLDPSGNSPSMKIVRAIEQQKEREEDPTNTVQGNTQDPEIRARGRIVPLELDSTREDSLRACLDAVRAKLPAGEDGLWAIVYTGGLALSGAIERQPSSAWESMLRHNLVAPLRTARMFIPLLRVKRGRIILLGDSTTSYGTKIGTGLVAYSASRKAVEGAAEALKSELQSSGVDVVLLRPPPVNPLILYNSPVLKTSDVESGIISSEGTWTAPVSTHAIQNSLIPALTSPCPRISYDMVVKTRLFCR from the exons ATGGATGCTGAGACTGGGGCCATTTTGGCCCTACAAATATTAGCTCTCTGTTCGATAGCCGCTGCCCTGTTGGCCTACCTAATGCGGCAATCGAGGAACGCCACCGACGAGTACGAGACTCGTAACAAACTTCATGTACTCGTGACCAGCTGCGATACATCCGTAGGCCTGCAGATCGCCCTTGCACTTTACGAAGCTGGTTACAAG GTATTTGCTGGTCTATTGGATCCTTCTGGAAATTCGCCATCAATGAAAATCGTAAGGGCGATAGAACaacagaaagaaagggaggagGATCCGACGAACACAGTTCAAGGGAACACACAAGATCCGGAAATACGTGCTCGCGGTCGAATCGTACCGTTGGAGTTGGACTCAACGAGGGAGGACAGTTTACGCGCTTGTTTGGATGCAGTTAGGGCGAAACTTCCGGCTGGCGAAGATG GTCTCTGGGCAATCGTGTACACTGGCGGTTTGGCCTTATCAGGTGCCATAGAGAGACAACCGAGTTCCGCGTGGGAATCGATGTTACGACATAACTTAGTGGCGCCACTTAGGACGGCGAGAATGTTCATTCCTCTATTGCGCGTAAAAAGAG GACGCATCATTCTCTTGGGCGATTCCACGACAAGCTACGGTACCAAAATTGGAACAGGACTGGTAGCGTACAGTGCGTCCAGAAAAGCCGTAGAAGGAGCTGCAGAAGCATTAAAAAGCGAACTACAATCCTCCGGGGTTGACGTCGTTCTCCTTAGACCGCCACCCGTGAATCCTCTTATACTTTACAATTCACCTGTTCTCAAGAC CTCCGACGTAGAGTCTGGAATAATATCTTCCGAGGGAACATGGACCGCGCCTGTATCTACACATGCCATTCAAAACTCATTAATCCCTGCACTAACGTCACCTTGCCCACGTATTTCTTACGACATGGTTGTCAAGACGAGGCTCTTCTGTAGATAA